A part of Catenulispora sp. MAP5-51 genomic DNA contains:
- a CDS encoding SDR family NAD(P)-dependent oxidoreductase produces the protein MNPGPDVTETAESHPGIDPERMRLVLATLAELDELPLDHPQAVELRRATSGVYREVKRRRRQETRSAKTENDRAVTERTATGAASRIDDETQGLQLTSGSTGAVAGFLERARSCYVCKTRYVEVDAFYHQLCPGCAAENRARRDARTDLTGRRALLTGGRAKIGMYIALRLLRDGAHTTITTRFPADAIRRFTAMPDSREWLHRLHIVGLDLRDPSQVIALAEETAAAGPLDILINNAAQTVRRSPSAYKELIDAEDAPPPAGELPAVTTLGRFDLSRQPMLPAQAGPHRAKLSPQALTALALTSGSATAALIEAGTAIDAGGLVPDLDDANSWSRKVQEVDPIELLEVQLCNVTAPFILVSRLRPAMAASTARRKYVVNVSAMEGQFARGYKGPGHPHTNMAKAALNMLTRTSAREMLDQDGILMTAVDTGWITDERPHPDKARLHDAGFHAPLDLVDGAARVYDPVVRGEAGEDLFGVFLKDYRPHPW, from the coding sequence ATGAACCCAGGACCCGACGTGACCGAGACCGCCGAGTCCCACCCCGGTATAGACCCCGAGCGCATGCGCCTGGTGCTGGCGACGCTGGCCGAGCTCGACGAACTGCCGCTGGACCACCCGCAGGCCGTCGAGCTGCGCCGGGCGACCTCCGGCGTCTACCGCGAGGTCAAGCGGCGCCGCCGTCAGGAGACCCGGTCGGCGAAGACGGAGAACGACCGCGCCGTCACCGAACGCACCGCGACGGGCGCCGCGTCCCGGATCGACGACGAGACCCAGGGCCTGCAGCTCACCAGCGGATCGACCGGCGCCGTCGCCGGATTCCTCGAGCGTGCGCGCTCCTGCTACGTCTGCAAGACCCGCTACGTCGAGGTCGACGCGTTCTACCACCAGCTGTGCCCGGGCTGCGCGGCCGAGAACCGGGCACGCCGCGACGCGCGGACCGACCTGACCGGCCGCCGCGCGCTGCTGACCGGCGGCCGCGCGAAGATCGGGATGTACATCGCGCTGCGCCTCCTGCGCGACGGCGCGCACACCACGATCACCACCCGCTTCCCCGCCGACGCGATCCGCCGCTTCACGGCGATGCCGGACAGCCGCGAGTGGCTGCACCGGCTGCACATCGTCGGCCTCGACCTGCGCGACCCGTCCCAGGTCATCGCCCTGGCCGAGGAGACGGCCGCGGCCGGGCCGCTGGACATCCTGATCAACAACGCCGCGCAGACCGTCCGCCGCTCCCCCAGCGCCTACAAGGAGCTGATCGACGCCGAGGACGCGCCGCCGCCGGCCGGCGAGCTGCCCGCCGTGACGACCCTGGGACGCTTCGACCTGAGCCGCCAGCCGATGCTGCCCGCCCAGGCCGGCCCGCACCGCGCGAAGCTCAGCCCGCAGGCCCTGACCGCGCTGGCCCTGACCTCCGGCTCGGCCACCGCCGCACTGATCGAGGCGGGCACCGCGATCGACGCCGGCGGCCTGGTCCCGGACCTGGACGACGCCAACAGCTGGAGCCGCAAGGTCCAGGAGGTGGACCCGATCGAGCTCCTGGAGGTCCAGCTCTGCAACGTGACCGCGCCGTTCATCCTGGTCAGCCGCCTGCGCCCGGCCATGGCCGCATCGACCGCCCGCCGCAAGTACGTGGTCAACGTCTCCGCGATGGAGGGCCAGTTCGCCCGCGGCTACAAGGGCCCCGGCCACCCCCACACCAACATGGCCAAGGCCGCCCTCAACATGCTGACCCGCACCAGCGCCCGCGAGATGCTGGACCAGGACGGCATCCTGATGACGGCCGTCGACACCGGCTGGATCACCGACGAACGCCCGCACCCGGACAAGGCCCGCCTGCACGACGCCGGCTTCCACGCCCCGCTCGACCTGGTCGACGGCGCCGCGCGCGTCTACGACCCGGTGGTGCGCGGGGAAGCGGGAGAGGACTTGTTCGGGGTCTTCCTCAAGGACTACCGGCCGCATCCCTGGTGA
- a CDS encoding FAD-dependent oxidoreductase produces MVTNAVDLPPGLRWHTPRAVLIGDAAHAASPATGQGASMALEDAVILAKALRDAPTPAAAFADYDRLRRPRVETNIASSAALSAGRPPAKPQTPPLTAEELIGQLSWTTPLPSGTRSQ; encoded by the coding sequence ATGGTGACCAACGCCGTCGACCTGCCCCCGGGCCTGCGCTGGCACACGCCCCGCGCAGTGCTCATCGGCGACGCCGCCCACGCCGCCTCACCGGCCACCGGCCAGGGCGCCTCCATGGCCCTGGAGGACGCGGTGATCCTGGCCAAAGCCCTGCGCGACGCCCCCACCCCGGCAGCGGCGTTCGCCGACTACGACCGCCTACGCCGCCCGCGCGTCGAGACCAACATCGCCTCCAGCGCCGCCCTGAGCGCCGGACGCCCGCCCGCGAAGCCGCAGACGCCGCCGCTCACCGCCGAGGAGCTGATCGGGCAGCTGTCGTGGACGACGCCGCTGCCTAGTGGCACACGATCCCAGTGA
- a CDS encoding glycosyltransferase, with amino-acid sequence MSKPSPAQLPSILPGPRPDGAAGAATLDERTRAANEAGLKVTRRAAICLCMIVKNEAAVIERCLASVRDVVDYWVISDTGSTDGTQDLILAAMADVPGELYEDPWQDFGHNRSLNLDHARGKADYLLLVDADMVLRQTGELPALDADSYMIRHSGDVEYRNKRLVRGDLPWRYVGSTHEYLTTDRPDRQLHLDELVVDHFADGGSRADKFERDARLLSADLERDPDNPRTVFYLAQTRRDLGETDRAVALYRRRAKMGGWVEEVYFSLLQIGELTAEAGDWPAAMDTLIEAWEYRPERLEALYELTSRLRLRGRYQAAYAFASAGIGEPQPDDVLFVRPWVYRWGLLFELSISAYWVDDFVGSVRACDMLLAMPDLPDLHRQQTAANREMSLQRLTDARR; translated from the coding sequence GTGAGCAAGCCTTCGCCTGCGCAGCTACCGTCGATCCTGCCGGGTCCCAGGCCCGACGGGGCGGCCGGGGCAGCGACCCTGGACGAGCGGACCCGCGCCGCCAACGAGGCGGGGCTGAAGGTCACCCGGCGCGCCGCGATCTGCCTGTGCATGATCGTGAAGAACGAGGCGGCGGTGATCGAGCGCTGTCTGGCCTCGGTCCGCGACGTCGTGGACTACTGGGTGATCTCCGACACCGGCTCGACCGACGGCACCCAGGACCTGATCCTCGCGGCGATGGCCGACGTCCCCGGCGAGCTGTACGAGGACCCGTGGCAGGACTTCGGCCACAACCGCTCGCTGAACCTGGACCACGCCCGCGGCAAGGCCGACTACCTGCTCCTGGTCGACGCCGACATGGTCCTGCGCCAGACCGGCGAGCTGCCGGCGCTGGACGCGGACTCGTACATGATCCGCCACAGCGGCGACGTGGAGTACCGCAACAAGCGGCTGGTCCGCGGCGACCTGCCGTGGCGCTACGTCGGCTCCACCCACGAGTACCTCACCACCGACCGCCCCGACCGCCAGCTCCACCTCGACGAGCTGGTGGTCGACCACTTCGCCGACGGCGGCTCGCGCGCCGACAAGTTCGAGCGCGACGCGCGCCTGCTGTCCGCGGACCTGGAACGCGACCCGGACAACCCGCGCACGGTGTTCTACCTGGCCCAGACGCGGCGCGATCTCGGCGAGACCGACAGGGCCGTGGCCCTGTACCGGCGGCGGGCGAAGATGGGCGGCTGGGTCGAGGAGGTCTACTTCTCGCTGCTGCAGATCGGCGAGCTGACCGCGGAGGCCGGCGACTGGCCGGCGGCGATGGACACGCTGATCGAGGCCTGGGAGTACCGGCCGGAGCGGCTGGAGGCGCTGTACGAGCTGACGTCGCGGCTCAGGCTGCGCGGGCGGTACCAGGCGGCTTACGCGTTCGCCAGCGCCGGAATCGGCGAGCCGCAGCCGGACGACGTCCTGTTCGTCCGTCCGTGGGTGTACCGGTGGGGCTTGTTGTTCGAGCTCTCCATCAGCGCGTACTGGGTCGACGACTTCGTCGGCTCGGTGCGGGCCTGCGACATGCTCCTCGCGATGCCGGACCTGCCGGATCTGCACCGGCAGCAGACCGCCGCCAATCGCGAGATGTCCTTGCAGCGGCTCACGGACGCCCGTCGTTGA